The following are from one region of the Vidua macroura isolate BioBank_ID:100142 chromosome 15, ASM2450914v1, whole genome shotgun sequence genome:
- the STING1 gene encoding stimulator of interferon genes protein, giving the protein MSREPWRARQRCAPLIPRARGGRAQRAVYVLLAACAGALLLAGQPLVPTARSLACHFATLQVGELLKGVCYLAEEIFHLDSRHRGSFWRALSTCFPPRWHGPMLLVCGSAYVAVLSDGQQLGLHLILASLCQLLILALGLQKPSAVEMSEMSERSKQNVAHGLAWSYYVGYLKIVLPRLKQSMEEFSRANPNLPACRKTWKLHILVPLSCDIYDDLEKADSNIQYVTELTEIILARGGIKKRVYKHSLYAITDEENQLWHCAVEYATPLQTLFAMSQEECAAFSREERLEQAKLFYRTLEEILKGSKECADAYRLIAYEEPEEAETHFLSREILWHLRQEHLEEIAVLERSHAHSPSTALDSAELNLQISTSDLPQPLRTDGF; this is encoded by the exons ATGTCCCGGGAGCCGTGGCGGGCGCGGCAGCGCTGTGCCCCGCTGATCCCGCGGgcccgcggcgggcgggcgcaGCGCGCCGTGTACGTGCTGCTGGCGGCCTGTGCCGGGGCCCTGCTCCTCGCCGGGCAGCCCCTCGTGCCCACCGCCCGCAGCCTCGCCTGCCACTTCGCCACCCTGCAGGTCGGGGAGCTGCTCAAGGGCGTCTGCTACCTGGCCGAGGAGATCTTCCACCTCGACTCCAG GCACCGCGGCAGCTTCTGGAGGGCCCTGAGCACCTGCTTCCCCCCACGCTGGCACGGGCCCATGCTGCTCGTCTGTGGCTCAGCCTACGTGGCTGTCCTCAGTGATGGGCAGCAACTTGGCCTCCACCTCATCCTGGCCAGTCTGTGCCAGCTCCTCATCCTTGCCCTGGGGCTCCAG AAGCCCTCAGCAGTGGAGATGTCTGAGATGTCCGAGAGGTCCAAGCAGAACGTCGCTCATGGGCTTGCCTGGTCCTATTATGTTGGGTACCTAAAAATAGTCCTGCCAC GGTTGAAACAGTCCATGGAGGAAttcagcagagccaatcccaACCTGCCAGCGTGCAGGAAGACCTGGAAGCTCCACATCTTGGTCCCTCTGAGCTGTGATATCTATGATGACCTAGAGAAAGCTGACAGCAATATCCAGTACGTGACAGAGCTCACTGAAATCATCCTGGCCCGAGGTGGCATCAAAAAGAGGGTCTACAAACACAGCCTCTACGCAATCACAGATGAAGAAAACCAG ctctggcactgtGCTGTGGAATATGCCACCCCGCTGCAGACCCTCTTCGCCATGTCCCAGGAGGAGTGTGCTGCCTTCAGCCGGGAGGAGCGCCTGGAGCAGGCCAAGCTTTTCTACAGGACCTTGGAGGAGATCCTGAAAGGCTCCAAGGAGTGTGCAGATGCCTACCGGCTCATTGCCTACGAGG AGCCAGAAGAAGCAGAGACCCACTTTTTGTCCAGAGAGATCCTGTGGCACTTGCGGCAGGAGCACCTCGAGGAGATCGCCGTGCTCGAGCGGAGCCACGCGCACAGCCCATCCACAGCCCTGGACTCGGCAGAGCTCAACCTGCAGATCAGCACGTCAGACCTGCCGCAGCCCCTGCGCACCGATGGCTTCTGA
- the SLC35A4 gene encoding probable UDP-sugar transporter protein SLC35A4: MADDKDSLPKLKDLAFLKGQLESLQRRVEDEVQAGVGQDGSLLASPLLKGFLAGYLLAKLRFSAVLGFVAGTCTGIYAAQNYAVPNVEKTIRDYVNSVKKGRD, encoded by the exons ATGGCGGACGATAAG GACTCGCTGCCTAAGCTGAAGGACCTCGCCTTCCTGAAGGGGCAGCTGGAGAGCCTGCAGCGCAGGGTGGAGGACGAGGTGCAGGCCGGCGTGGGGCAG GACGGATCGCTGCTGGCATCGCCCTTGCTCAAAGGCTTCCTGGCGGGATACCTGCTGGCCAAGCTGCGCTTCTCCGCCGTCCTGGGCTTCGTGGCCGGCACCTGCACCGGGATTTACGCCGCCCAGAACTACGCCGTGCCCAACGTTGAGAAAACGATTCGGGACTATGTGAATTCAGTGAAAAAAGGTCGGGACTAG
- the LOC128815053 gene encoding probable UDP-sugar transporter protein SLC35A4, producing MGMFGNAAGSANRLLHRGLWALMLLLSVVIYGSHAPLLTLCKVDGAIPFSSTSVVVLVELTKLALSLLLLLLAGAREPPAAAPSWRHAAPFALSALLYAANNNLVVHMQLFMDPSTFQVLSNLKIVSTALLYSLLLRRRLGARRWLALLLLLAAGVAYSCGGLRGPREPAGMRLHVTPVGLLLLSVYCLISGLSAVYTEAILKSQALPLSLQNIFLYFFGVLLNLMGSLWSGTEGGFLEGFSPWVLLVVLSQALNGLIMSVVMKHSSNITRLFVISCSILVNALLSVALFNLQLTLLFFMAVACIGLAVHLYYGVT from the coding sequence ATGGGGATgtttgggaatgctgctggctctgccaacaggctgctccacagggggctgtgggcactgatgctgctgctgtctgtggtCATCTACGGCTCCCACGCCCCCCTCCTGACCCTCTGCAAGGTGGACGGGGCCATCCCCTTCAGTTCCACGTCCGTGGTGGTCCTCGTGGAGCTGACCAAGCTGgcgctgtccctgctgctgctgctgctggcgggGGCGCGGGAGCCGCCGGCAGCGGCGCCGTCCTGGCGCCACGCCGCGCCCTTCGCCCTCTCGGCCCTGCTCTACGCTGCCAACAACAACCTGGTGGTGCACATGCAGCTCTTCATGGaccccagcaccttccaggTGCTCAGCAACCTGAAGATCGTCAGCACGGCGCTGCTCTACAGCCTCCTGCTGCGCCGGCGCCTGGGCGCGCGCCGctggctggccctgctgctgctgctggccgcCGGCGTCGCCTACAGCtgcggggggctgcgggggcccCGGGAGCCCGCGGGGATGCGCCTGCACGTCACCCccgtggggctgctgctgctctccgtGTACTGCCTCATCTCCGGCCTCTCTGCTGTCTACACCGAAGCCATCCTGAAAAGCCAGGCGCTGCCCCTCAGCCTCCAGAACATCTTCCTGTACTTTTTTGGGGTCCTGCTCAACCTGATGGGCTCCCTGTGGAGCGGCACGGAGGGTGGGTTTCTGGAGGGCTTCTCCCCGTGGGTGCTGCTGGTTGTGCTCAGCCAGGCTCTGAACGGCCTCATCATGTCCGTGGTGATGAAGCACAGCAGCAACATCACCAGGCTCTTCGtcatctcctgctccatcctggtCAATGCTCTCCTCTCTGTTGCCCTCTTCAACCTGCAGCTCACCCTCCTCTTCTTCATGGCCGTGGCGTGCATTGGCTTGGCTGTGCACCTGTACTACGGAGTCACGTAG
- the LOC128814880 gene encoding toll-like receptor 2 translates to MSVAVLLLLGLGLQVAEGRRDRCFFNRTQESCVCYNLSEETMGSIIQCLPATVVEFWGGDLEKYAAFPIRDPDSSVIDTLGSLVIQKIIIGNVLVPETLLARVLRFFSYTHVQELAFESCIFQGTGDWSDMDGHNLPILSLSFQNVTSAPLTGREQAFSSLSSWLGTLQELAVTGSRLSSLPCAIGRVFGALRSLSLAQNSLGDGSLAPAFCQGAFPQLQQLSLHHNNLSSYHGVCEGVELLPELRHLDLSHNELVADPSSSCQWPPSLRHFNLSNTGLDEVPTPLPPHLEVLDVSHNHLHAVDISLSSMKKLFLNQNLLQAVPSIRNYPMLDTLHLDNNSISELPRDEVKLLGRLQDVAVADNPFSCSCSGAGGLQALAATGHLGQGWPGDYRCHSPAQYQGWQVAQVPVSVLRCDLAAVVAPLCVALALLAVAGAVCLARSRPCRRA, encoded by the coding sequence ATGAGTgtggctgtgctcctgctcctggggctggggctgcaggtggcaGAAGGCAGAAGGGACAGGTGTTTCTTCAACCGCACTCAGGAGTCCTGTGTGTGCTACAACCTGTCCGAGGAGACCATGGGCAGCATCATCCAGTGCCTCCCAGCAACTGTGGTGGAGTTTTGGGGCGGAGATCTGGAGAAATACGCAGCCTTCCCCATCAGGGACCCGGACTCCTCCGTCATTGACACGCTGGGCTCCCTTGTCatccagaaaataattattgGAAACGTCCTGGTGCCTGAGACACTCCTCGCCCGTGTGCTGAGGTTCTTCTCCTACACCCACGTGCAGGAGCTGGCCTTTGAGAGCTGCATTTTCCAGGGCACAGGCGACTGGAGTGACATGGATGGGCACAACCTGCCCATCCTGTCCCTGAGCTTCCAGAATGTGACATCTGCCCCGCTGACGGGCCGTGAGCAGgccttctccagcctgagcagctggctggggacactgcaggagctggctgtcACCGGCTCCCGCCTCAGCAGCCTGCCCTGTGCCATCGGGAGGGTGTTCGGAGCCCTGCGCTCCCTGAGCCTGGCACAGAACAGCCTCGGGGACGGGAGCCTGGCCCCCGCCTTCTGCCAGGGAGCTttccctcagctccagcagctgagtCTGCACCACAACAACCTGAGCTCCTACCACGGCGTGTGTGAGGGCGTGGAGCTGCTGCCGGAGCTCCGGCACCTCGACCTCAGCCACAACGAGCTCGTGGCAGAcccatcctcctcctgccagTGGCCGCCATCCCTCCGGCACTTCAACCTGTCCAACACTGGCTTGGATGAAGTGCCAACACCGCTTCCTCCCCACCTCGAGGTGTTGGACGTGAGCCACAACCACCTCCACGCTGTAGACATCTCCCTCAGCTCCATGAAGAAGCTCTTCCTGAATCAAAACCTGCTGCAGGCCGTCCCCTCCATCAGGAACTACCCCATGCTGGACACCCTTCACCTGGACAACAACTCCATTTcggagctgcccagggatgaGGTGAAGCTCCTGGGGCGCCTGCAGGACGTGGCTGTGGCTGACAAccccttcagctgctcctgctctggggccGGGGGGCTGCAGGCGCTGGCGGCCACGGGGcacctggggcagggctggcccgGGGACTACAGGTGCCACTCCCCGGCACAGTACCAGGGCtggcaggtggcacaggtgCCCGTGTCAGTGCTGCGCTGTGACCTCGCCGCCGTGGTGGCCCCGCTCTGCGTGGCGCTCgccctgctggctgtggctggggcCGTGTGTCTGGCCAGGAGCAGGCCCTGCCGCAGAGCCTGA
- the TMCO6 gene encoding transmembrane and coiled-coil domain-containing protein 6 isoform X1: MWGRRRGRRGGRSAEELRVRRREREAALRKARRQEQLVSKRLLREDGAAQEGAQDGADVVPDPLSDDEVLELLRGVQRGSEDRKRSLGRLRWALQNEETQQKFVRLDGSIRTLTGLFTSSLADLQLEAARCLHELSHSSVPAVAEACLPVTSYLLTYLSGHSLELTELCLYTLGNLVVESEAVRKQLLPQGIIPVLASCIQSPHEAVLEGVGYVLSQLLQAKEAPMEIIPLVLDSALPQHMLQLVCSGLKAGMGAAVEFAWCLHYVICRHKDNVLLLALGAVPALTSLLLDLASQIPQDAPEGLELLVCPVLRCLSNLLAQPGCQGQGHDGRLLIALFLILQCFLQQHPFLVQECLWLLNNLTADDPFFCSALLCLDLLPALLQLLTCSQMATVLVLTVLCNLAEKGQSQCQQLLQQPLLAQLLPLLTLPDPEAVGQCLELLHLLFLHCPEAAADFTRQGGHQALEQHQSTPELQERAQALLAVVRQPPGAPSACQATLAASS; this comes from the exons ATGtggggccggcggcggggccggcgcggcggGCGCAGCGCGGAGGAGCTGCGGGTGCGGCGGCGGGAGCGAGAGGCAG CTCTCAGGAAGGCCCGgcggcaggagcagctggtCAGCAAGCGGCTCCTGCGGGAGGACGGCGCGGCCCAGGAGGGGGCACAGGATGGAGCAGACGTCGTGCCAGACCCACTCTCAGACGATGAG GttctggagctgctcaggggGGTGCAGAGGGGTTCGGAGGACAGGAAGCGATCGCTCGGCCGCCTGCGCTGGGCTCTGCAGAACGAGGAGACTCAGCAGAAGTTTGTCAG GCTGGACGGCAGCATCCGGACGCTCACCGGGCTCTTCACCAGCAGCCTGGCTgacctgcagctggaggctgccCGCTGTCTGCACGAGCTGTCCCACTCCAGTGTCCCCGCCGTGGCCGAGGCGTGTCTGCCTGTCACCTCCTACCTGCTCACCTACCTGTCGGGACACAGCCTGGAGCTCACG GAGCTGTGTTTGTACACACTGGGGAACCTCGTAGTAGAAAGTGAGGCTGTGAGGAAGCAACTGCTGCCTCAGGGCATTATTCCAGTGCTGGCATCCTGCATCCAG TCCCCTCACGAGGCAGTGCTGGAAGGTGTGGGCTATGTCCTCTCACAGCTCCTCCAAGCCAAGGAAGCGCCCATGGAGATCATCCC GCTGGTCCTGGACTCGGCTCTCCCCCAGCACATGCTCCAGCTGGTTTGCTCCGGCCTCAAGGCTGGCATGGGAGCGGCTGTGGAGTTTGCCTGGTGTCTCCACTACGTCATTTGTAG GCACAAAGACAAcgtgctgctgctggcgctgGGGGCCGTGCCCGCGCTCACCTCGCTCCTGCTCGACCTGgcttcccaaatcccccaggATGCTCCCGAGGGCCTGGAGCTG CTCGTGTGCCCCGTGCTGCGGTGTCTCAGTaacctgctggcacagccaggctgccagggccagggccacGACGGGCGCCTGCTCATCGccctcttcctcatcctgcagtgcttcctgcagcagcacccctTCCTCGTCCAGGAGTGCCTGTGGCTGCTCAACAACCTCACAG CGGATGATCCCTTCTTCTGCTccgctctgctctgcctggacCTGCTGccggccctgctgcagctcctgacgTGTTCCCAGATGGCCACTGTGCTG GTCCTGACCGTGCTGTGCAACTTGGCAGAGAAGGGAcagtcccagtgccagcagctgctccagcagcccctcctggcccagctcctgcccctgctcacCCTGCCCGACCCCGAGGCCGTGGggcagtgcctggagctgctgcacctcctcttcctgcactgcccagag gctgctgctgattTCACCAGGCAAGGTGGGCACCaggccctggagcagcaccagagcaccccagagctgcaggagcgggcacaggcactgctggccgTGGTCAGGCAGCCCCCAGGAGCCCCCAGTGCCTGCCAGGCCACACTGGCTGCCTCCTCCTAG
- the TMCO6 gene encoding transmembrane and coiled-coil domain-containing protein 6 isoform X2, protein MWGRRRGRRGGRSAEELRVRRREREAALRKARRQEQLVSKRLLREDGAAQEGAQDGADVVPDPLSDDEVLELLRGVQRGSEDRKRSLGRLRWALQNEETQQKFVRLDGSIRTLTGLFTSSLADLQLEAARCLHELSHSSVPAVAEACLPVTSYLLTYLSGHSLELTELCLYTLGNLVVESEAVRKQLLPQGIIPVLASCIQSPHEAVLEGVGYVLSQLLQAKEAPMEIIPLVLDSALPQHMLQLVCSGLKAGMGAAVEFAWCLHYVICRHKDNVLLLALGAVPALTSLLLDLASQIPQDAPEGLELCFLQQHPFLVQECLWLLNNLTADDPFFCSALLCLDLLPALLQLLTCSQMATVLVLTVLCNLAEKGQSQCQQLLQQPLLAQLLPLLTLPDPEAVGQCLELLHLLFLHCPEAAADFTRQGGHQALEQHQSTPELQERAQALLAVVRQPPGAPSACQATLAASS, encoded by the exons ATGtggggccggcggcggggccggcgcggcggGCGCAGCGCGGAGGAGCTGCGGGTGCGGCGGCGGGAGCGAGAGGCAG CTCTCAGGAAGGCCCGgcggcaggagcagctggtCAGCAAGCGGCTCCTGCGGGAGGACGGCGCGGCCCAGGAGGGGGCACAGGATGGAGCAGACGTCGTGCCAGACCCACTCTCAGACGATGAG GttctggagctgctcaggggGGTGCAGAGGGGTTCGGAGGACAGGAAGCGATCGCTCGGCCGCCTGCGCTGGGCTCTGCAGAACGAGGAGACTCAGCAGAAGTTTGTCAG GCTGGACGGCAGCATCCGGACGCTCACCGGGCTCTTCACCAGCAGCCTGGCTgacctgcagctggaggctgccCGCTGTCTGCACGAGCTGTCCCACTCCAGTGTCCCCGCCGTGGCCGAGGCGTGTCTGCCTGTCACCTCCTACCTGCTCACCTACCTGTCGGGACACAGCCTGGAGCTCACG GAGCTGTGTTTGTACACACTGGGGAACCTCGTAGTAGAAAGTGAGGCTGTGAGGAAGCAACTGCTGCCTCAGGGCATTATTCCAGTGCTGGCATCCTGCATCCAG TCCCCTCACGAGGCAGTGCTGGAAGGTGTGGGCTATGTCCTCTCACAGCTCCTCCAAGCCAAGGAAGCGCCCATGGAGATCATCCC GCTGGTCCTGGACTCGGCTCTCCCCCAGCACATGCTCCAGCTGGTTTGCTCCGGCCTCAAGGCTGGCATGGGAGCGGCTGTGGAGTTTGCCTGGTGTCTCCACTACGTCATTTGTAG GCACAAAGACAAcgtgctgctgctggcgctgGGGGCCGTGCCCGCGCTCACCTCGCTCCTGCTCGACCTGgcttcccaaatcccccaggATGCTCCCGAGGGCCTGGAGCTG tgcttcctgcagcagcacccctTCCTCGTCCAGGAGTGCCTGTGGCTGCTCAACAACCTCACAG CGGATGATCCCTTCTTCTGCTccgctctgctctgcctggacCTGCTGccggccctgctgcagctcctgacgTGTTCCCAGATGGCCACTGTGCTG GTCCTGACCGTGCTGTGCAACTTGGCAGAGAAGGGAcagtcccagtgccagcagctgctccagcagcccctcctggcccagctcctgcccctgctcacCCTGCCCGACCCCGAGGCCGTGGggcagtgcctggagctgctgcacctcctcttcctgcactgcccagag gctgctgctgattTCACCAGGCAAGGTGGGCACCaggccctggagcagcaccagagcaccccagagctgcaggagcgggcacaggcactgctggccgTGGTCAGGCAGCCCCCAGGAGCCCCCAGTGCCTGCCAGGCCACACTGGCTGCCTCCTCCTAG
- the NDUFA2 gene encoding NADH dehydrogenase [ubiquinone] 1 alpha subcomplex subunit 2, translating to MAAAAVQRIGGGLGQGLRELRIHLCQRSAGSRGVREFIEQHYVTLKKANPNFPILIRECSGIQPKLWARYEFGKEKSIPLNNLSVDEVGKALESAVKGHE from the exons atggcggcggccgcTGTGCAGCGCATCGGGGGCgggctgggccaggggctgagggagctccGCATCCACCTGTGCCAGCGCTCCGCCGGCAGCCGCGGCGTCAG GGAATTTATCGAGCAGCACTATGTGACCCTGAAGAAGGCAAATCCCAACTTCCCCATCCTGATCCGCGAGTGCTCCGGTATCCAGCCCAAGCTCTGGGCTCGGTACG AGTTTGGGAAGGAGAAGAGCATCCCACTGAACAACCTAAGTGTGGATGAAGTGGGCAAGGCCCTGGAGAGCGCTGTGAAAGGCCACGAGTGA